The proteins below are encoded in one region of Mangifera indica cultivar Alphonso unplaced genomic scaffold, CATAS_Mindica_2.1 Un_0004, whole genome shotgun sequence:
- the LOC123205404 gene encoding pectinesterase inhibitor 7-like: MNKNSSRPLSLLPFLFLFDLRLISALNLNSISSVDFIPSPSPGYQPLANGSDFIRSSCNSTLYPDLCYASLEAYSSSVHEDPALLASVAIGVSLKKAKTIASYLVNLSHEGDFHSDPRASSALHDCLSNFGDAVDEIQGSLKQIRDLGAAGSSKENLRFLLSNVQTWMSAALTDQETCADGFDDLADGPLKADVIDRTACVKKLTSNALALVNSYVEKATS, from the coding sequence aTGAACAAAAACAGTTCACGTCCTCTTTCCCTTctcccttttctctttttatttgacCTCCGGTTAATCTCAGCCCTTAATCTCAACTCAATTTCATCCGTCGATTTCATCCCCAGCCCCAGCCCCGGTTACCAACCCCTAGCCAATGGCTCAGATTTCATCCGCTCCAGCTGCAACTCCACTCTCTACCCCGACCTCTGCTACGCCTCCTTGGAAGCATACTCCAGTTCCGTCCACGAGGACCCAGCGCTATTGGCGAGCGTTGCCATTGGCGTCAGCTTAAAGAAGGCGAAAACGATAGCGTCCTACTTGGTCAACCTCAGCCACGAGGGCGACTTCCACTCAGACCCCAGAGCGTCATCGGCGCTCCACGACTGTCTATCAAACTTTGGTGACGCCGTGGACGAGATCCAAGGGTCGCTGAAACAGATTCGCGACCTGGGCGCAGCGGGGAGTTCCAAGGAGAACCTCCGGTTCCTGTTGAGTAATGTGCAGACGTGGATGAGCGCAGCGTTGACGGACCAGGAGACTTGTGCCGACGGTTTCGATGACTTGGCGGACGGGCCGCTGAAGGCGGATGTTATCGATAGGACTGCGTGTGTGAAGAAATTGACGAGCAATGCACTTGCTTTGGTTAATAGTTACGTTGAGAAAGCAACAAGTTGA